The following are from one region of the Jatrophihabitans telluris genome:
- a CDS encoding chloride channel protein — protein sequence MLRSLLSGLNDRPSERLRQPQPLLKTRVRSGRGAMEQPNVTSDGDAALTVRFWIALVLTGVVTGLVGAGLMALLFHVEHAAFGPGRAGNESGVLASSATRRLESLVVAGCFGATAWYLLRRFTPGRSSEIDDVVWRGTGSLSVRRSVGTALISEIVIGLGASLGREAAPKLLGGVSGGVLGRRLGLSAAQRRLLIACGGGAGLACVYNVPLGGAFFTAEILLGSVSIATMLPALACCSVASVTAWIYLPAQPTYSAVPEYRLTAALLAWTVLAGPLIGVGAAAYIRLIGWLSFHRPTGWGSLAAPIVAFTALGLVGLRYPQLFGNGKDMAHGVLLGLGSVGLLLTLAVLKPAVTALCLASGASGGLFTPVMSTGAVLGGGLGLLWDRVWPGAPVGAYAMVGAAAAIGCAMQAPLTGLVLVLELTHSGFALMPAMVTAVVLATMVVRYLDGYSIYSARLPPVPT from the coding sequence GTGCTGAGATCGCTCCTGTCGGGGCTCAACGACCGCCCGAGCGAGCGCCTTCGCCAGCCGCAGCCGTTGCTCAAGACGCGCGTGCGGTCGGGTCGCGGGGCGATGGAGCAACCCAACGTCACCTCTGACGGCGACGCCGCGCTCACCGTCCGGTTCTGGATCGCCCTGGTCCTCACCGGCGTCGTGACCGGCTTGGTCGGAGCGGGTCTGATGGCGCTGCTGTTCCACGTCGAGCACGCGGCCTTCGGCCCCGGCCGTGCCGGCAACGAGTCCGGGGTGCTGGCGTCCTCGGCTACCCGGCGCCTGGAATCCCTTGTCGTGGCCGGCTGCTTCGGCGCTACCGCCTGGTATCTGCTGCGCCGGTTCACCCCCGGCCGATCGTCCGAGATCGACGACGTCGTCTGGCGCGGCACGGGCTCGCTGTCGGTACGCAGGTCCGTGGGCACCGCCCTGATCTCCGAGATCGTCATCGGGCTGGGTGCTTCCCTGGGCCGCGAGGCCGCCCCGAAGCTGCTGGGCGGAGTGTCCGGAGGTGTCCTGGGCCGGCGCCTGGGTCTGAGCGCGGCCCAGCGCCGTTTGTTGATCGCCTGCGGCGGCGGCGCGGGGCTCGCCTGCGTCTACAACGTGCCTCTCGGCGGGGCGTTCTTCACCGCCGAGATCCTGCTGGGCTCGGTCTCGATAGCGACGATGCTGCCGGCCCTGGCGTGCTGCTCGGTCGCCAGCGTGACCGCCTGGATCTATCTGCCCGCCCAGCCCACGTACTCCGCCGTCCCGGAATATCGCCTGACCGCGGCGCTGCTGGCCTGGACCGTGCTCGCCGGGCCGCTCATCGGTGTCGGTGCGGCGGCCTACATCCGCCTCATCGGCTGGCTCTCGTTCCATCGGCCCACCGGATGGGGCAGCCTTGCCGCCCCCATCGTTGCGTTCACCGCTCTCGGCTTGGTCGGACTGCGTTACCCGCAACTGTTCGGCAACGGAAAGGACATGGCTCACGGCGTGCTGCTAGGGCTGGGCAGCGTCGGACTACTGCTGACGCTGGCCGTCCTCAAACCCGCGGTCACCGCACTGTGCCTGGCCAGTGGCGCGTCGGGAGGCCTGTTCACCCCGGTGATGAGTACCGGCGCGGTGCTGGGTGGCGGTCTGGGACTGCTCTGGGACCGCGTCTGGCCAGGTGCTCCGGTCGGCGCGTACGCCATGGTCGGGGCGGCAGCGGCAATCGGTTGCGCGATGCAGGCGCCGCTGACCGGTCTGGTTCTCGTCCTCGAACTGACCCATAGTGGATTCGCCCTGATGCCGGCGATGGTCACGGCCGTGGTGCTGGCGACCATGGTGGTGCGCTATCTGGACGGCTACTCGATCTACTCCGCTCGGCTGCCGCCGGTCCCCACCTGA